Proteins encoded in a region of the Euleptes europaea isolate rEulEur1 chromosome 3, rEulEur1.hap1, whole genome shotgun sequence genome:
- the GALE gene encoding UDP-glucose 4-epimerase, which yields MSEKILVTGGAGYIGSHCVLELIEAGYTPVVIDNFHNAIRGGKALPESIQRVQEIVGKEILFQELDVLDEAGIQELFKKHRFSAVMHLAGLKAVGESVQKPLEYYKVNLTGTIRLLETMKAHGVKNLVFSSSATVYGAPAYLPLDENHPVGGCTNPYGKSKYFIEEMIQDLCKAEPDWNAVLLRYFNPIGAHKSGRIGEDPQGIPNNLMPYVAQVAVGRREFLSVFGNDYNTVDGTGVRDYIHVVDLAKGHIAALKKLKENCSCKIYNLGTGVGYSVLQMVKAMEKASGRELKYKIVTRREGDVATCYANPALAERELGWKAVFGLDKMCEDLWRWQSQNPTGFSKN from the exons ATGTCGGAGAAGATCCTCGTGACTGGTGGAGCCGGCTACATAGGAAGCCACTGCGTGCTGGAGCTGATTGAGGCGGGCTACACCCCCGTGGTCATTGATAATTTTCACAATGCCATCCGAG GGGGCAAGGCCTTGCCTGAGAGCATTCAGCGGGTGCAGGAGATAGTCGGGAAGGAGATCCTTTTCCAGGAGCTGGATGTTCTCGATGAAGCCGGCATCCAGGAGCTCTTCAAAAAG CATCGTTTCTCGGCCGTGATGCATTTAGCAGGGCTCAAAGCAGTCGGAGAGTCAGTCCAGAAGCCGCTGGAATACTACAAGGTGAACCTCACTGGGACCATCCGCTTACTGGAG ACCATGAAAGCGCACGGGGTCAAGAATCTGGTGTTCAGCAGCTCGGCCACGGTCTATGGGGCCCCTGCCTACCTCCCCCTTGATGAAAACCATCCCGTTGGTGGCTGTACGAATCCCTATGGCAAGTCCAAGTATTTCATCGAAGAGATGATCCAAGATTTGTGCAAGGCTGAGCCG GACTGGAATGCTGTTCTTCTGCGATATTTCAACCCTATCGGAGCCCATAAGTCGGGAAGGATAGGAGAGGATCCCCAGGGCATCCCGAACAACCTGATGCCTTATGTTGCACAG GTGGCAGTGGGACGCAGGGAGTTCCTGAGTGTATTTGGGAATGATTATAACACAGTCGATGGGACAG GCGTTAGAGATTACATCCATGTGGTGGATCTGGCCAAGGGCCATATTGCAGCGCTGAAGAAGCTGAAGGAGAACTGCAGCTGCAAG ATATACAACCTCGGGACCGGTGTTGGCTACTCCGTCCTGCAGATGGTCAAAGCCATGGAGAAGGCATCAGGAAGGGAG CTCAAGTACAAGATCGTTACACGTCGAGAAGGGGACGTGGCCACCTGTTACGCCAACCCTGCCCTTGCGGAGCGGGAGCTGGGCTGGAAAGCTGTTTTCGGGCTGGACAAGATGT GTGAGGACTTGTGGAGGTGGCAGTCACAGAACCCCACCGGCTTCAGCAAGAACTAG